In Lycium barbarum isolate Lr01 chromosome 9, ASM1917538v2, whole genome shotgun sequence, the DNA window GGAGGTACAAGGATATTATTCTATGCTGGCTCATGTTGATAAGATGTGGATGCATTAAAGTTTTTACTTTGGCCAATTGGAGTTCTTTGTTCAGCCATTACTCTTACGGAGCCCGAAGGTTTTAAGCTTTTCCCTCGTCTACTTGCTAAGGCACCAGGTGGAATGTATGCATGCTTATTAGTCTTGAAAGTTGATCCCATTCCAGAGTTCTCAAATTTTGATGGATTCATGTCAACCTAAAACAAAAATGGCAGAGTAATTGTAAGTTTCACCTAACAAGAGAAAAATCATTCAACAAATTTTCAATACTAAATTCTCAACATGGCTTCTCTTAACATGTTACTTCCAGATACAGGTGACAATTGTTAATACATCTGGTCAACTGGATGATAAACTATCCCACCAGAAAGTTGTTCTTCTATGTGTGTGCCTATGGAGTGCACGTGTGCATAAACAACCAATAGAACTCGAAAAGCCAGATTTTGCATGTGATTGGTAGTTGAAGGAGAGAAGATCAAGATCAAGAAGAGAAGTATGAAAGTTCTgttaattttcttctttttttcttcccAAAAGAGAGATAGGGAGCATTGAATGGAGTCAGGGAACCAAAATAGTAAGGCCCAATCCAGTGAGTTTTACATAGAATATAGAAGAATAGACAACGAGAAAACAAATAATTGCAAAATCACTACCAAGCAACAGTAACATTTATATCCTATACAAGCAATAAGGACAATGAAATTACAGCTGAGACACAGGAAAGGTTGAAGTTCAGGGACGTACATAAACCGGTGTAATATAAGTAACGAAAAGCTAGATGATGAGATGAAATCCAACTCATCGAGCTAAACATAAAACAGGAAACTAAATTAAGAGAAAAGTAACCTAGAGAATTAAATTAAACACCAACTCCTATTTTATGAGAAATCACCTAGAATTTTTACACGATATATTTGCAATTAAAATTCTAAAATTAGAGCCACCTAAAAATTGAGGCAATAATGAAAAAGCCAAGGGAACATCCCTACACCATTCAAACAACTCTTTACATAAGAAGGACCACGTTGCTAAAAAAGCTTTGACAAACTTTCCATTTAAACAACTGAATGAAGACTAGAATGAAATAGCAAAGATCATAGACTAATTCCTTGATCAAGTTAACCTGATCCAATAGATCTGAAGTGCCTGTGCACATCACGATACACTGATACTCCAGTGTCAACAAGCAAAATGTTAGGGAAGTGAAGTTCAATACatgttttctattttctttatgaCCAGTGAAACTATAAGAAGGTTTCCAATAGTTGTTCTACATGTCTTACGTAAGTTTAAAGCTCTATAGTTCCTTCTAGCCTTTGACATAGTTGATTCCATGAAGTATAGAGTGTTACAGATTCATTAGTTAAAACAGATAACAactccatttaaaaaaaaatagttcaacATCAATCGAACAAGGTTTAGGAATATGCAGGCTGAAGCGCGTCATCTATATTTGATAATAAAGGCAATAACTCATACCTTTACTGCCAACAATGTCTTACTGTTATTGTTTAACTTAGCATACATCATATGTTTAATCCACCACACAAATGAATATAGCCTAGGCAAAAATCATTACAGCCAATGATCATAGCGCACTTCAGTAATAGAAACCAGTCAGAGAACCGTGAAGGAAGCACTTGAAAATAGAAATCAAAACATGAGTATTTTTAGGATCCAACTTAACACCAtagtaaaaaaaaatgagaacTCAGAAACCAAACATGAGTACATAGTGACCAAATAAAATATCCTTTACTGCAAATCATAAATTGAAACTTGTAAAATCAATAAATTCCATCGACCCTAATGAAATCTTTGTGAGATACTAACAACCCTCCTAGTAATTGCTTCAGCTAGCTATTCCACACCCAACTACTTCCTAGATTCCTGGTAGCTCCTCTAAATCATCTTCCTCTTTTTCCCCAACATCAAAAGAATCACGAGGTTGAACCTTTCGTACAACATGCCAGCCTTTATTCGAAAGATCGTTAGCATAGAATACCTGTGATGCTTGGTTGGCTAATACAAAAGGCTCATTTATTTTCAAAAACCGCTGGCGGTTAACACTTACGAAGCCATATTTATCTACTTTAATTCCCCTTTCTTGGTCAAACACATCAAACCACAAACATCGAAACAACACCACTCTTCTTCCCCCAGTAAATTGTAATTCAAGAATCTCAGTTAACTCTCCGTAGTAATCAATATTTTTATTCTCTTCATTAGTTTCATCAACTACAACCACCCCACAATTTTGAGTTCTCAAACCTGTATCATGGTCTTTCACGTGAAACCTATATCCATTAGTAACATAGCCTTTGAAACTTGTCACATATAGCAGAGGACCACGTGACAATGAGTGCAAGTCTTTTATTTTCTTACTATCATCGTGTTTGTGCAATTCCTCAACCTATCAAAATCAAGTACATAGTTTAGCAACTACTATTCACAAATCGGTTTGAAAAACAgaaattcataattgctcacctTTATTTTTAACCAACTAACGAATTGTCTATTCCATTCGATATCTGAATTATTTTTAGACGTATCAACTGGAATTTGTGGAAATTCTCTGCAAAGAATTTGAAGTATAACATGTCCTTTTTAGTAAGAAAATATGGAAAAGGTAAAAGTAAATTATTCGAATGAGTCATTACATACTCGAGAAATGGTTGAATTTCATCACAGttcttcaaaatataaaaatgtgccTGCTCAAATTCAGATGAATCAAGAACGCCCGCTGTGTCGACACTGCCTAAAAATTTTCCAGGTTGAGAAAAACCTGCTAAACCTCCATCAGATTCAATAGCACCACCATCATAATTCCATTCATTGCGATTAAATTTTGTTTCCATCATATGCAAATACCTTGAACATAAGGTCATACATTCAGTTGCTAAATATCCCTCTGCAACGGAGCCTTCTGGGCAAGCCCTATTACGAATAAAAGACTTCAAAAAGTATAGCCATCGCTCCACTAGATACATCCATCGATATTGAATAGGTCCCGCAATCTTAGCTTCATTTGCTAAATGAATTGGCAAGTGGACCATGATATCAAAAAATGCAGGAATGAAGACCTTTTCGAACTTGCACAGAGTTATAGGAATTTGGGCTTCTATTTTCTCTAGCTCATCTACTCTTAAGCATTTCTCTCCAAGGATGTTGAAAAATATAGACAACTCAATAAGTGGTTCAAGCACAGATTTGCAGAGCATACCGCGTATCGCAAGTGGGAGTAAATGTTGTAGAATAACATGGCAATCATGACTTTCCAAGCCTGAAAGTTTGCGATCTTTCAGGTTGACACATTGAGAAATATTTGATGAAAATCCATCTGGGACCTTTAAATTCTTTAAGAAAGTGAAAAAGTTATGCTTTTCTTCAGGAGACAATGTGTAACATGCAGTTGGTAACTCATATTTATCCCCCCTTTTTATTGGATGCAATTCTTTCTTTATGTTCATTGCTTGCAAATCCATCTGAGAATTCAATGTATCTTTGATTTTtccattaacatttaagattgtcCCAAAAATATTATCACATATATTTTTTTCAATGTGCATCACATCTAAATTATGTCGCAACAGTAGTGTTTTCCAATATGGAAGATCAAAGAAAATACTCTTCTTATTCCAATTATCACCCCTACTATCATGTGATTTTTTGGTCTTCTTCTTTGGATCCTTTGATAGTGTTATCCCATCTAAATCAGCCACTAAATCAGGTATGTCATTGCCAGATAGAATTTTTAGTGGTTTTTTCCGCTCCTTAGTGCCATCAAATGAATCTTTATCATTCCGTCAATTGTGATTAAGAGGAAGAAAGCGTCTATGGCGCATATAGCACTGTTTTTTTACCATTTTCCAACCTAATTGAAAGAGTTTCTTTATTGCAACATGGGCAAGCCAATTTTCCTTTGGTACTCCATCCCGACAAATTTGCATATGCTGGAAAGTCATTAATGGTCCATAACAACGTTGCATGTAACATAAAATTCTGTCTAGTTGATGCATCAAAGGTCTCAACTCCAGTTTCCCATAATTCCTTTAATTCCTCTATCAAAGGTTGGAGATAAACATCAATTGCATCTCCGGGACTTTCAGGACCAAGAATAAGCATCGATAAAATAAAATTCTCTTGCTTCATGCATAACCAAGGTGGTAAATTATAAGGAATAAGTACCACAGGCCAAATGCTATACGGAGTTTTGGAACTTTTAAATGGTTGAAAACCATCACTAGCAAGTCCAAGTCGAACATTACGAGGCTCGGTGGCAAAAGATGGGTGAAGTTCATCAAGTGTCTTCCATGCTACTGAATCAGCTGGGTGCCTCATTATTCCATCATCAACTCTTTCATCAAAATGCCATCTCATCAAAGaagttgttttcgaggacataaactgtcacgacccggctaggggccgcgacgggtacccggggctaacaaccgagcatcgc includes these proteins:
- the LOC132611929 gene encoding uncharacterized protein LOC132611929; this translates as MRHPADSVAWKTLDELHPSFATEPRNVRLGLASDGFQPFKSSKTPYSIWPVVLIPYNLPPWLCMKQENFILSMLILGPESPGDAIDVYLQPLIEELKELWETGVETFDASTRQNFMLHATLLWTINDFPAYANLSGWSTKGKLACPCCNKETLSIRLENDSFDGTKERKKPLKILSGNDIPDLVADLDGITLSKDPKKKTKKSHDSRGDNWNKKSIFFDLPYWKTLLLRHNLDVMHIEKNICDNIFGTILNVNGKIKDTLNSQMDLQAMNIKKELHPIKRGDKYELPTACYTLSPEEKHNFFTFLKNLKVPDGFSSNISQCVNLKDRKLSGLESHDCHVILQHLLPLAIRGMLCKSVLEPLIELSIFFNILGEKCLRVDELEKIEAQIPITLCKFEKVFIPAFFDIMVHLPIHLANEAKIAGPIQYRWMYLVERWLYFLKSFIRNRACPEGSVAEGYLATECMTLCSRYLHMMETKFNRNEWNYDGGAIESDGGLAGFSQPGKFLGSVDTAGVLDSSEFEQAHFYILKNCDEIQPFLEEFPQIPVDTSKNNSDIEWNRQFVEELHKHDDSKKIKDLHSLSRGPLLYVTSFKGYVTNGYRFHVKDHDTGLRTQNCGVVVVDETNEENKNIDYYGELTEILELQFTGGRRVVLFRCLWFDVFDQERGIKVDKYGFVSVNRQRFLKINEPFVLANQASQVFYANDLSNKGWHVVRKVQPRDSFDVGEKEEDDLEELPGI